One genomic window of Caenorhabditis elegans chromosome I includes the following:
- the ahcy-1 gene encoding Adenosylhomocysteinase (Confirmed by transcript evidence): protein MAQSKPAYKVADIKLADFGRKEIILAENEMPGLMAMRSKYGPSQPLKGARIAGCLHMTIQTAVLIETLTALGAEVQWSSCNIFSTQDHAAAAIAQTGVPVYAWKGETDEEYEWCIEQTIVFKDGQPLNMILDDGGDLTNLVHAKYPQYLAGIRGLSEETTTGVHNLAKMLAKGDLKVPAINVNDSVTKSKFDNLYGIRESLPDGIKRATDVMLAGKVAVVAGYGDVGKGSAASLKAFGSRVIVTEIDPINALQAAMEGYEVTTLEEAAPKANIIVTTTGCKDIVTGKHFELLPNDAIVCNVGHFDCEIDVKWLNTNATKKDTIKPQVDRYTLKNGRHVILLAEGRLVNLGCATGHPSFVMSNSFTNQVLAQVELWTKFGTPQEYKLGLYVLPKTLDEEVAYLHLAQLGVKLTKLSDEQASYLGVPVAGPYKPDHYRY, encoded by the exons AGATGCCAGGACTTATGGCTATGCGCTCCAAGTACGGACCATCCCAGCCATTGAAGGGAGCTAGAATCGCCGGATGTCTCCACATGACCATCCAAACCGCTGTTCTCATTGAGACTCTTACTGCTCTCGGAGCTGAG GTCCAATGGTCTTCCTGCAACATCTTCTCCACCCAAGATCACGCTGCTGCCGCCATTGCCCAGACCGGAGTCCCAGTCTACGCCTGGAAGGGAGAGACCGACGAGGAATACGAATGGTGCATTGAGCAAACTATCGTCTTCAAGGATGGACAACCACTCAACATGATCCTTGATGATGGAGGTGATCTTACCAACTTGGTTCACGCCAAGTACCCACAATACCTCGCTGGAATCCGCGGACTTTCCGAGGAGACCACCACTGGAGTCCACAACTTGGCTAAGATGCTCGCCAAGGGAGACCTTAAGGTTCCAGCTATCAACGTCAACGACTCTGTCACCAAGTCCAAGTTCGACAACTTGTACGGAATCCGCGAGTCTCTCCCAGACGGAATCAAGCGCGCCACTGATGTTATGCTCGCCGGAAAGGTAGCCGTTGTCGCTGGATACGGAGATGTCGGAAAGGGATCTGCTGCTTCCCTCAAGGCTTTCGGTTCCCGTGTCATTGTCACCGAGATCGATCCAATCAATGCTCTTCAAGCCGCTATGGAAGGATACGAAGTGACCACCCTCGAGGAGGCTGCACCAAAGGCTAACATCATTGTCACCACCACTGGATGCAAGGACATCGTTACCGGAAAGCACTTCGAGCTTCTTCCAAATGACGCTATCGTCTGCAACGTTGGTCACTTCGATTGCGAGATTGACGTCAAATGGCTCAACACCAATGCCACCAAGAAGGACACCATCAAGCCACAG gttGACCGTTACACCCTCAAGAACGGACGTCACGTCATCCTCCTTGCCGAAGGACGTCTTGTCAACCTTGGATGTGCCACCGGACATCCATCTTTCGTCATGTCCAACTCCTTCACCAACCAAGTTCTCGCTCAAGTTGAGCTCTGGACCAAGTTCGGAACTCCACAAGAATACAAGCTCGGACTCTACGTTCTTCCAAAAACCCTTGACGAGGAGGTCGCTTATCTTCACTTGGCTCAATTGGGAGTTAAGCTTACTAAGCTTTCCGACGAGCAAGCTTCATACCTTGGAGTTCCAGTTGCCGGACCATACAAGCCAGACCACTAcagatattaa